From Paenibacillus sp. PvR098:
ACCGGACCGCTGTTGTTTGCGGTGCCCCGAAATACAGCTTGCCATTGTGAGTATCGTGTACATCGGCGTCAGTCACCGCTTGCTTGTCCGCGTAGGGCTGACCTAGCTCGACCGTGAGGCCGAGGGTGCCGATATATTCGGCAGCGTGTTCGGGCACCTCGCCGGTGATTGTTTTCACGCGGAAGCCGGGCTCTACATCCATGCTGAGCATCTTCCTCAGCCGGTCCGTGACAACAGTGCGCCATGGCCGTTCGAGCTCAACACGGGTCGTCATGGCGTTCAGGAAAGAACGGGCCATCTGCGTTTCGGTCATAAAGTTATAACTGTAATCATTGCGCAGCTTGTCCAAGTAGCGGACAAACTCCAAAAGCTCTGGAACACGTGTCGGAAAATGATACTCGATATGCTCGAAATAATCGATCGGCAAATCCATTGCCGCGTAAGCTTCGAAAAGATCCTTCGTGGAATACTGCGGATTTGTTCGCAGCACCGGTGCAGGCGTATACAGCATCATCGGTTGTTTCAGCTCAGGTTCTCCTGCCGCGTCCGTCATTAGAAACGGCAATCCCCAATGATACTCAACGCCAAGTCTTGGGTCGGCCTTCGCATACGAAGGCTTGAAGCCAAAGTTAAACCAAATATTCGCTTCCCGCTCGTTTCGCAGCGTTTGGGTGCGATCCGGATAGTTGATGCGCCAGGTATGCTGGTTCGTGCCCGTCAGCGCCCAAGGGATGCCGAGCTTGTCGAACGCCTGCCGGTGCAGGGCGATCTCCTGTTTCTCCTGCGCGTCGCTTGTAAAGTTATGCACGAAAATGTGCGGATACAATTCTAAATGATGTTTCTCACTATATCGAATAAATTCGCTTAGTTGATCTGTGTAAGGGAACTTCGGATCGTCGATTGGCGACGCCATGCCGAATTCCAGCTGTCCGACGATCAGATCGTCGCGCCCGTCCCCGTTCAGGTCGTACCAGAGCGGGACGGAGCTGTGTCCGCCGACAAGGGAGCGGCTGCCGAGCTGGTTCGTCGAGGCGGCCTCGATGAGGCCGCTGTCGAGCCAATCTAGCTGGCTAATATTCGACTCCTGCTGCAAGTACACGCGCAGGTCGCCTTCCAGGCCGCCGACGACGAGGTCGGCCTTGCCGTCCCCGTCCATGTCCCGGATGGACGGGGACGCGAACGGCGCGGGCAGCTTGAACTGCGCCGCGCCAGAAGCAAAGGCGAGCGCGCCTCCGGCGCCCCGCTCGCCGCGGTACAGCGTCACCTGGCCGCCGCCATCCCCGACCACGAGATCGGGAACGCCGTCTCCGGTGACGTCGCCCACAGCTGCCGCCAGCGGTGCGGTGGCGCGCACAGGCTGCCCGCCTGCCAGCAGCGCGGCGGGCACCGTGAACGTCCCGTCGGCGGTGCCGTAGGCGGCTGCGAGCGTGCCATCCGGCCGGCCGATCAACAGGTCCGGCCGGCCGTCGGCATTCAGGTCCGCCGCCGCGACGCTGGCGTACGAACCGACCTTCAGCGGCTCTCCGGTCTCGAGCCGCACAGGCGTCCGCTTCCCGAAGGCTGCGGGCGGCTTCATGCTCTCCGTTAGCTGCTGGCCGGCATAAGCTTCGTCTGAAGCCTTCGTTCCCGGGTATGCGTACACGCTGCCGTCGGCCGAGCCGACGATAAGGTCGACGGTTCCGTCGCCGTCCAGATCAGTTAGCGCCGGAACCGCGCGGTAAGGCAGCGTAATCGGGTCTCCAAGTGAACGGTACTCCGGATACGCCGCCAATCGGATCGGACCTTCCTCGCCCATAACCCGATTGCCGGTGGAGTAGAACGAATTCGGCGTCTCCCCGGCGAACGCAGGCTTCTCGTTCGTGCCGGTGTTCAGATGGACGACCACGGACTCCTGCCATCGGCCCCATGTGAATGCCGAGCGGACGAGCGAGAAGGAAGGAATCTGGTTGTACTTGCGCAGAAGCTCTGCCCACTGGATGCCCTCTCCGTCACGAATCGCTTCCATGGCCTCAAAATGATTCTGATGCGCCATCGCCGGTCTTCCGTAGGGGCCGAGCGTCTTTTTCACGCTGTATCCGAGCTTTACTTTCGAGACAAAGGCGGCGTATTCGCTTCGCAGCAGTGCATTTCCGGCTGCGAACGTAAAGTGAAAATACGGCTCCAGCGGCAGCTGGTTCCGGTCAAAATACAGTGCGCCGGGCTTCTCCTTCTTTGCCGCGTTCGTCTCCGCAGCGAGCTGCTCGAAGCCTAGCTTCGGGTCCATGCCGCCGGTCAAATCGTAGCCCGTGATAAAATAGCGGTTCGGCAGCAAAGTGCCGCAAAAAAAGACGGTGCCCCGTCCGTACCGGTTCACCGTGTATAAGGAAGTCCCGTTCATCGAGACGAGCGTTTCCGCGGTGGAAGGAATGATCCCTTTGCCCCAGGCGAATCGGCTCAAGCTGCCCTCCGTATCATGCCGGAAGAAAGTATCCGCAAACGACCGAATCAGCTGCTGTACGCCTTGCAGATTGATGTCCGTTTCCGGGTAGGACCACAGTGTTGCACCGGGGCTTACAGGAAGCATGCTGCGCTCGGGCGCCTTCACTTCCACTATTTCCTTGGCTCCCAAGAAGGCGGGCTCAAAATCATCGGCAAACCTATTTTCAAGGAACAAATGTCCGCCAGCTTCAACATATTCCATCAGCAGTTTACGCTGCGGATCGGTTAATGTTTGATGCAGGGCCGGGTCCAAAACCATCGTATCGTACGATCGGAGCTTTCGTGCGCTTAGCTCGTCCAAAGACAAACGGTCCAGCTCAAGACCCACGACAAGCGTTTGCCGTAAATGCCCGTAAGCGGCGGTATCGTAAGCGTCGCCTTGGGTGGCGTACAACATGCGTACCTTCAGCTCCTTGTTCGCAGTGAACAAAGCGAGCGTCATGATAACCGCCAGTAATCCCAGAATGGCAGCAACAGTTTTGCGCCGGTTCATTTGGTTCAAAATTAATCCCTCAATTACTGCTGGGTTGCATTACCCTGACATTATAGCATGGATAGAAGGCTTTGTTAACTTATGACCTGCAGGCAAGTACAGCGGCAGTCTGAGTTCGCGAGGCCTCCGGAATCACATGGGAGCGGGCCGGGACCGTCTTGTTGCGGTACAGCGCATGAACGGCCATATAGATGAGGCGTTCCGAGGTGGAGCAAGCGAAGCACAACCCGACATGGATGGAGTAACCTTTTATCCTTGGGTCCGTTTCTGTTACACTAGAAGAGAAAAGGCAATATTATTCGGAGGAAGGAATTAACTATGAGCGAACTTCGCAAATCAGATATAGAGCTGCTAGCGCCTGCGGGAGATTGGGATTGTATGCGCGCGGCGGTAGCGAATGGGGCCGACGCCATCTTTTTCGGCGTAGAAAAATTTAATGCCCGGGCCCGGGCGAACAATTTTCATACGGATGAGCTGCCGGACATCATGTCCTTCTTGCACCGATACGGGGTCAAGGGCTTTTTGACGTTCAATATCCTGGTGTTTGAGGAAGAGCTGGAGGATGCCAAGTCGCTGATCGAAGCGTGCATCGATGCCGGCGTGGATGCGGTGATCGTACAGGACTTGGGTCTTGTGCGGATGATTCGGGAGCTGTCGCCGGATTTCCCGATTCACGGCTCGACGCAGATGACGATCACCTCGCCGGAGGCGGTGGAATTCACAAAGCCGTTTGATATCGAACGGGTGGTGCTCGGACGGGAGAACAATCTGAAGCAGATCAAGCAGATCGGGGACCAAGCCAAACTGCCGATGGAAGTGTTCGTGCACGGGGCACTTTGCGTATCCTACTCAGGACAATGCCTGACCTCGGAAATGTGGGGCGGACGTTCAGCTAACCGCGGGGAATGCGCCCAAGCCTGTCGTCTTCCCTACGACCTGATGGTGGACGGGGAGCATAAACCGATGGGGGACGTGGCTTATCTGCTGTCGCCAAAGGATTTGGCGGCGCTCGAGCTGGTACCGGAATTGATTGAAGCGGGTGTGACTTCTTTCAAAATTGAAGGACGGTTGAAAAGCCCGGAGTACGTGGCGAATGTGGTTTCGAAGTACCGCAAGGCGATAGACCGGTACTTCGACGGAGAGAACCCGATGCCGACTAAAGAGGAACTGCGGGAGCTGGAGCAAAGCTTCTCGCGCGGTTTTACGCACGGGTTCCTGAAGGGGACAGACAATAAGCAGCTCGTAGAGGGCACATACCCCAAAAGCCGTGGTGTCTACATGGGACGCGTGAAGCAGGTGCTGCGGGACGGCGTATTGTGCGAGCTGGAGGCGCCGCTGAAGCGGGGCGATGGGATTTGCTTCGATGCGGGCGATCCGACGAAGAAGGAAGAGGGCGGACGCGTGTACGACTTGCGCCGTAAGGGTGTCAAGCTGGAGGGCGAAGCGCCTGGCGGTCTGGTCGAAATCGTGCCGGGTCGCAGCGATGTTGATCTCAGCCGTGTGCATGTCGGTGATCGGATTTGGAAGACGAACGACCCGCATCTGGACAAAAGAATGCGTCAGTCGTTCGAGACGGACAAGCCTTACCGCGTGTTCCCCGTCAAGGTGAAGGTGACCGGTGCCGCCGGGCAGCCGCTGAAGAGCGTATGGACTGACGTGACGGCAAATCATACCGTAGTCGTAGAGTCGGAGCTGCCGCTTGCTCCTGCGGAGAAGAGACCGATGACAGTCGAGCTGTTTCAGGAGCAATTCGGACGGCTTGGAGGTACGGTCTTCGAGCTGGCCGAGCTTGAAGTTCACCTCAGCGGCGATTTGATCGTGCCGATGCGCGAGCTGAATCAGATGCGCCGTCAAGCGGCTGAGCTGCTGCTGGAGAAGCGGGAGCAGCCTCGTCCCTACATCAAGCGAAGCGTTGATGCATATGAAGATGCACCTTTGCAGCCGGCTAGTAGGTCCACAACGCCTGTGGGCGGACGGCCGCAGGCACGGTTGACGGCACTCTGCCGCAGCCTCGACCAGGTGCAGGCAGCCTGTTCGATGAACGTCGATCTGATCTATGCCGACTTTGAGTTCATCAAGCAGTTCCCGGCTGCCGTGGAAGCCGTCCACGCCGCGGGCAAGCGCATCGCACTTGCGACGCCCCGCATTCATATGCCAGGTGAAACGGGTTATTTCAAGAACATCCTGAACCTTAAGCCCGATGCCGTGTTGGTTCGCAATACGGGAGCCGTCTACTGGTTCATGCGCTATTTGGCCGAGCATCCTTCGGAACCCCAGCCGGAGCTGATTGGCGACTTCTCACTGAACGTTGCCAATCATAAGGCAGCAGCACTGTTCCTGGATGCCGGGCTCACCCGCGTGACCCCGTCTTATGACCTGAACATTCAGCAGATGATTGATCTGCTGCGCCGTACGGATACGTCAAAGCTTGAGATCGTTATCCACCAGCATATGCCGATGTTCCATACGGAGCACTGCGTCTACTGTACGTTCATGAGTCCGGGCACGAACTACACGAACTGCGGCCGTCCATGCGAAGAGCAGCGTGCCTCCCTGAAGGACCGCGTTGGCTTCTCTCACCCGATCCGCGTCGACGAAGGCTGCCGTAACACGGTGTACAACGCTATCGACCAATCCGGTGCGGAATACCTCACCAACTTCATGGAGCTTGGTGTACCGTCATACCGTGTTGAGTTTCTGGAGGAATCGCCGGAGAAGGTGCAAGAAGTGCTCGGATTGTACGAGCGCGCTCTTCGCGGTCAGATTAATGGCACACAAGTATGGAAAACATTGAAATCAACCAATCAGCTCGGCGTAACACGCGGGCAGTTGGTGAAATAGCGTTTACGACAGAAACCGTCCCGGCCATCCATAAGCCTAAAGTGCACCCCTTAGAATAGACATTGGAAAAACCCCTAGGTTAATCCGATGAAAATCTAAGGGGTGCATTTTTTATGCCAGTAAAAAAAGGTCAGAAGTTGAAGCAGATGCCCCCAATCAAAAATGGGTTACCGATGTCACCCAGTACCGTGTAGCAGACACCTGGTTGTATCTCTCCGCGATTAAAGATTTGTTCAATAACGAGATCGTGGCTTACCAGATGAGCTTACGCAACGATAACCAGCTCGTCCTAGAGACGTTTGCGAAAGCCTTTGAAAAGACGAAAGACGTGACTGGATTGATCGTTCACAGCGACCAAGGGTTCCAGTACACGTCCTACGCTTACCACGACATGCTGCCACAGGTTGGCGTTCAAATCAGCATGTCTCGGAGGGGCAATTGTTATGACAATGCCTCGATGGAGAGCTTCTTCTCGCATCTCAAAACGGAAGGGCTCTATCCTTATGATATACGAAGTTTGGACGAGGCACAAAGGCGAATTGAGGAATATATTCATTTTTATAACCAAAAGCGACCACAAACAAAATTAAAAAAACTGACGCCGGTAGAGTACCGACGCCTGCTTGCAGCCTAGAGGCTTTTTTCAATGTCTACTAAATGCGGTCTTGATCAAGCCGGGGAGGCGGTTTTTTCATTTATACTAAGCTGTTTTTGAACGAAGGGCTATCGACCACATCCTGATCCAGAATCACGTTAAACGGTACATAGACCGGTGACAAATCGCCGTTATCCTCCCCAAAGCCCATATTTTGCTTCGTGGATAAGAAAAGATCGATTTGCTGAATAGGGCCGAAGCTGATACTGCTCCCCCGGTCCAGTACGTTGGCTTTAACACCTAACAAATTCACCGTCATCGGTGCGAAAATCATCGGTATTCCTCCCCAGGTACAATGAGTGCGGAGCGCTGCAAAGCAGGTGAATCCACCTGATCCCTGTCGTCGACGAAATGCCGGTTGCCCACGAAGTTCGCCTCATCGCCGTAATTTTGTCCATAACCTTGCAAACGTTTGTCCGAGTTCGTCCATTCTGCTAAAAAATTTTGTCCGACATTGACCGCTGAGGCATTTTCGATGGAATTAATTTTTAAAATGAAAATATTATTAATTACTGTGGAATGTCCCATCCTCTCGAATCACCCCCGGAAAAAATATTATTATGTATACGCTCCGCACTTAAAAATATAACCTAGAAATTACCAAAGGCTGGTGGAGAGATGGATAGCGAAAAAATCGGTAAATGGCTGGAAGTAGCCAAAAATTTCACCGGAAGCGATTTTTGGACGGACATCTTTGACCAGTCCGGGGCGAAGCAGATGATGGGAATGAATCCGATGTTCCAGGGAAACAGCGATAAACAGCAGGGGAATCATCTTCCACTGGTGGACATGCTGAGGAGCAGTAATGAAGTCATTGTTCTGATTGATCTCGCGGGTGTGGCTAAGGAAGATGTGGAGCTGTCTGTGGCCGGCGGGTTATTGCACGTGAGAGGGACCGTCAAGAATTTGTTTCCGGGATCGACATCTCTGATGAGAGAGCGGCTGTATGGGGATTTCGAGCGTACCATCCAGCTCCCGGAAGGAAAGGAAGATCCGGACAGTGAGATTAGGGCTGCTTTTCATCAAGGCCTCCTGATCGTCCGTATTCCTATGCCGCCCGCACCGCGGAGAAACATCAATATCGAATGATGCGAATGTGCCTTGTGACAGCGGGGGCGTCCAGCAGGTCACGGTCATCGACGACAGCGTTGTGCGATAGCACAGGACTGCCGTCGGCATACTGTACGCCAAAGCCTTGTGTAGTTTTTCTAGTGTTATGAATGCCGATTTGGACATTGCTGCCGAAGCGGACCGCTGAGCCCATCTGTATTTTGTTCACTTTGATGAATGCAAAATTGGTTTCTGATGGATAAAAAACGGGGAACCGCCTCCTTTATCGGTATGTTCGGTGAAAAGAACCGAAGCTAAGACCATTCTATGTGAAACGGGGTGATCTCATGTGGCCGTTTTCCCGATCGACCTGGAATACGATTACCAAGGACAATCCTTCCGCTGAATTGGAGAGGAGAATTGCCGAATTGGAACGCAAGCTTCAGGAGCAAGCCAGCGCTAAACCGGAAGAGCCAAGACCGACGGTCGTCATCGAGCATATCGCCATCGACAAGCTGGTAGTGGAAAAATGGGATCACAGCAACAATTTTGGAGCCTTGGGAATCAAAGAGCTGGGGGGCAAGCTGAATATCGGCGTGAATTATTCCGGTCCTATTGACGGCGAGGTGCTCAAGGATTTCTTTCCTAAGGCCAAGACAAAACCAGAAAGTAAGGATAATTCACCGCAAAAGACCAAACCCGGCACCACGGGCAGTTCAGATGGGCCAAGCTGTACGATTCGAGCCAAAAATCTGTAAGCGTAGGAATGAAAGCATTGTTTAGTAGAACCTTCGGACCTAGGTGCCAGAGGTTCTTTTTTTGACACAATTTTGACACATAATTTTAATCCTTTTTTCAGCTTTGGTTAAGGTCGTTTTATGCCTTCGCTAGTATATTGTGGATGGTTAAGACATAGCAAAGATGGGAATGGCTGTATAGTGAAAAATGTGGCTACGACGGGAGGTTTTGACATGCTCGAGGTAAAACAGGTCAGCAAATGGTACGAGAACCAGAGAGGGGTCCAAAGCGTAGATTTCTCTATGAGCCGCGGCGAGATCGTCGGTTTTCTCGGGCCGAACGGCGCCGGCAAAACGACAACCATGCGAATGATCACGGGCTACCTGAATCCGACGCAAGGCACGATTACGATTGATGGCTTGTCTATGACGGACCATCCGAAAAAAGCGCGGCAGAAAATCGGATATTTGCCGGAGACGCCGCCGCTGTATCCCGAGATGACGGTCAGGGCTTATTTGCAGTTCATCGCCGATTTACGCGGTATTCCGGCAAAGGAGCAGAAGCGCCGGCTCGGCGAGGTGGTGGAGCGGCTCGGCTTGCAAGGACGCGAAAGGCAAATTATCCGCAGCCTGTCCAAAGGGTACAAGCAGCGGGTCGGTCTGGCGCAGGCTATCCTTCACCAACCCGACCTGTTAGTGCTGGATGAACCGACGTCAGGCTTAGACCCCAAACAAATTATCGAGATCCGCCAGTTGATCCGGGAGCTGGGCGAGAATCATACCGTGCTGCTCAGCACGCATATTCTGCCTGAGATCAATACACTGTGCAATCGCGTGCTAATCATTAATCAAGGGCGCATTGTACTGGATGGACAGCCAGATCGGCTGGCACACACGATGGGCGAGGCCTTCGAGGTATCGCTTGAGGTGAAGGGCCCTCGTGAGGCGGTGCTTACGGAATTGCGCGGCCTGCCCGGTGTGACGGATGTGCGGGAACTGGACGGCGAAGCGGGTGTAACGGAGCCGAAAACGGCTGTCGTGGATGAGGATACAGTATCTTCTGTGACGGCCAGTCCGGCTGAGACGGTGAAGGTGCTTGTCTCTGCGGCGGCTCATGAAGACATTCGTGAGGTGCTGTTCTACCGGATGGCCGAACGCAGGTACCCGATTCTATCCATGAAGAAGGAAAGTCTTAGCCTGGAGGACATCTTCCTGAAGCTGACGACAAGTGAAGCGCTGGACGGGCAAGCCGGAAGCGAAGCGTCTTCGGAGGAGGTGATTGCGGATGCGTAGAGCTTGGGCAATGGCCAAAAAAGAGCTGCAGATGTATTTTTATTCGCCGACGGCGTATGCGGCTTTTGCTTTCTTTTTCCTTATTACCGGTTATTTTTTTAGCGCTAATTTTCTTTATCCCCCGTATATCGTCGATATCCGGCCGGTGGTGGGGAACATCACATTCGTGTTCCTGTTTATTATTCCATTACTGACGATGCGGCTGATTTCCGATGAACTGCGGCAGGGGACCGATGAGCTGCTGCTTACATCACCCGCCAGCCTTACAGAAATCGTTGTGGGCAAATATGTCGCCGCGATGATCGTTCAGTTATTGCTTGTCATCGGCAGCTTGATTTATCCGCTCATTCTGAGCGCTTATGGGACGTTGGAGATACCGGCGCTGTGGTTGTCCTACCTATCGATGTTCCTGATGGGAGCAGCCATGATGGCGATCGGTTTATTCGCTTCTTCGCTGACAGCGCACCAGATGGTGTCGGGCATCATCGCGTTTGCGATACTGCTCGTGTTCTGGACGATTGAATGGCTCGGAGATACCGTGGGCGGAAAAATCAAAGATTTTCTCGGCATGTTCTCGATTGTCGGCCGTTCGCTCGACCTGCAGAAGGGCGTGCTCGATTTTGCCGATGTGCTCTTCTATGTCACTCTGAGTGCGGTGTTCGTGTTGCTCAGTATTCAAGTGCTGGAGCGCAAACGCTGGAGATAAACGACAATCGCTTGAAGCGCGGGCCACGCGCCAAGCAGAAGGGGGAAAGCCAAAGTGAACAAGTGGATACGCGGAACAAACGCGGTCGTGCTGTCGCTCGCCGTGATCGGCATTTTCATCGTGCTGACGATATTTTTGAACTCGATGAAAGGCATGCAGCTCGATCTTACGAAGAATAAAAAATTCACGCTGTCGGAACAGACGACGCAAGCGCTGGGGGCACTGGATCAGGATGTGCGGATCGTCTCGCTGACAAGCGACCAGACCGATCCTTACATTAAACGCCAGGTGGTCGAGCTCGTGCAGGAGTATAAGAAACGCAGCGGCAAAATCACCTTCGACGAATACGATATCGTCAAACAGCCGGCTGTAGCCCAGCAGTATGAAGTAGACCCGTCGGGAACGCTGGTGGTGGAAAGCGGTACGCAGAAAAACACGATCTATTATTACGATATGTTCCTTCCTGGACAGCAGCAGGGGGATTATCAGTTTAGCGGCGAGGAGAAGCTGACCCAGGCGCTTGTAAACCTAAACAGCACCGAGAAACGTAAAGCTTATTTTCTATCCGGGCATAATGAAATTCCTTTGGATCAGATGAATACGTGGCGCAGCGGGCTTGAAAGCGAGAACTATGAGGTGGAGGATCTTAATCTGCTGCGCGAGGGCAAAATTCCGGATGATGCTGAGGCTCTGTTTATTATCGGGCCTGAGAACGATATCAGCGATCAGGAAGCCGAGCTGATCAGGACGTACCTGGGCGGTGAGGGCAAGCTGTATTTAGCGCTTGGGTTTAACCAAAATATGGCCTCCCAGTGGAAAAATATCGACAGCCTCATGTCGGCCTACGGAATTAAAGACCAGCATGCCGTGGCTATCGAGCCGAAGCAAAGCATGCTGTACGATCCGCTGACGATCATTCCGGAGTATGGAGAGCACCCCATTACCCAAAAGCTTGGGGAGTACAACCTGCTCACCATGATGACGCTCGCCGTGACACTGAATGTGGACCAGCCCAACGAGAATTATACGCCGACTCCCATTCTTAGAACGACGGATGCAGCCTATGGTGAAACGGACCTAACGCGGCTCGCGGAAAGCAGTCAAAGCAGCAAAGATCAGACCGATATCCAGGGTCCGCTAAATTTGGGCTACGTTGTTGAGGACAAGGATGGGAAGCCGAAAGCAGTCGTTCTAGGTGGTTCGACGTTGTTCGTGGATCGGGTGATTTCGCAGCAGGGCAACCGTGATTTCGCGCTCAACAGCGTTGCTTGGCTGCAGGAGCAGACGAATCAGGTCACGATACGCCCGCGTCAGGGAGATGCCTTTCAAACAGCGCTTGTGACCGCTGGGCAGGCGAATCTGATTTTCTACGGAACAGTGCTGCTCTTCCCGTTACTCTTCCTGATGTTCGGCGGAGCGATTTGGTGGAGGAGGAGACAAGGATGAAAAGGCTGATCCCTACGATGATCTTGGTGATCTTGTGCATCGGGGGCTTCTGGTTTGCGTCGAGCAAAGATTTTTTTCAGGAGAAACTTCCGGAAGCTCCGGCTCTGGTGACCGTGAATAAACAAGAAGTAGTAGGCTATACGATCAACAAAGGGGATGCGGTCATCGAATTACAGCAAAAAGACGGGCTGTGGACGATGACCAAGCCATCCGCGGTTCCGCTGAACGAAGCTCAACAAATGGGTTGGATCGATGCCTTTAACGCGGTGAGGAAGGATAAAACGGTCGACGAGAATCCATCCGATCTTGCCCAATTCGGCTTGAACCTACCGGCGCAGGAGTTCAGCATGAAGCTTGCGGACGGCACGACGCATTCGCTGTTCGTGGGCGGCCCGGTGGCAGTGCAGGGCTTTTACTACGCCAAGTTCAGCGGCTCGCCGGAAGTATTTCAGATCAGCGAGTCCCATCTGACGGCTTTGGCAAAGCAGCAGATGGATTTTATGGAAAAAAGCCCGATTCAGATGGACTATGAGCAAGTTCGTGCTTTGAGTGTCGATTGGAAGGGCCGAAAGTGGACACTGACCAAGTCGGAGCCGGACAAACCGTCATATGAAGCCAGCTGGAAGCTCGGGGATCAAGAAGTCAAAGGCGTAGATGCCAGCGGTTACCTTGATAAAGCGGCGTTACTTTCCACAGAGCAGCTGGCAAAGCCGGCAGCCGAGGTGAAAGGTCTCGATCAGCCGGAGCTGCGGATCGAGATCCAAACGGCGGGTTCGGACGGAAAAGAAACGACAACCGCGTATACGGGCAAAGTGGAAGGCGACAACGTCTGGATTTCGAAGCAGGGCGGCGAATGGGCTTTTGCCATTCCCGCAGCGGCGATTCAAGAGCTGGCGGACAAAGACAAAGAATCGCCGGCGGAGCAAAAGTAAAGGAACACCGTGCAGCATGACCGGCGTTATTCGGTTAAAAGCTGCGCGGTGTTTTTTCTTCCTAAGAGATTTTAGCCTGTGCAGATTGATCAGAATAAATAAAATATGCGGCCCAACCATACATAATTTCCCATAGACGAGGAAACCCTACTTTTGTCAATGATGAAAGGAGGAATTCCAATGTTTACGGGACAACAACAGCAGGGCATGAATACGGTCACTTCCAAGGAACTGGCTTATATTTCGGATGGATTGAAGAACGAAGAGCTGATTGCCAAAATTGCGGTGCAAGGTGTGGCGGAAAGCCAAACCCCACAGCTGAAGCAGAAGCTGGCGCAAATGGCTCAGGACCGTTTGCAAAACGCGGATCAATTGCTCCGGACGCTGCAACAGC
This genomic window contains:
- a CDS encoding ABC transporter permease subunit, which translates into the protein MRRAWAMAKKELQMYFYSPTAYAAFAFFFLITGYFFSANFLYPPYIVDIRPVVGNITFVFLFIIPLLTMRLISDELRQGTDELLLTSPASLTEIVVGKYVAAMIVQLLLVIGSLIYPLILSAYGTLEIPALWLSYLSMFLMGAAMMAIGLFASSLTAHQMVSGIIAFAILLVFWTIEWLGDTVGGKIKDFLGMFSIVGRSLDLQKGVLDFADVLFYVTLSAVFVLLSIQVLERKRWR
- a CDS encoding DUF4340 domain-containing protein, with the translated sequence MKRLIPTMILVILCIGGFWFASSKDFFQEKLPEAPALVTVNKQEVVGYTINKGDAVIELQQKDGLWTMTKPSAVPLNEAQQMGWIDAFNAVRKDKTVDENPSDLAQFGLNLPAQEFSMKLADGTTHSLFVGGPVAVQGFYYAKFSGSPEVFQISESHLTALAKQQMDFMEKSPIQMDYEQVRALSVDWKGRKWTLTKSEPDKPSYEASWKLGDQEVKGVDASGYLDKAALLSTEQLAKPAAEVKGLDQPELRIEIQTAGSDGKETTTAYTGKVEGDNVWISKQGGEWAFAIPAAAIQELADKDKESPAEQK
- a CDS encoding GldG family protein codes for the protein MNKWIRGTNAVVLSLAVIGIFIVLTIFLNSMKGMQLDLTKNKKFTLSEQTTQALGALDQDVRIVSLTSDQTDPYIKRQVVELVQEYKKRSGKITFDEYDIVKQPAVAQQYEVDPSGTLVVESGTQKNTIYYYDMFLPGQQQGDYQFSGEEKLTQALVNLNSTEKRKAYFLSGHNEIPLDQMNTWRSGLESENYEVEDLNLLREGKIPDDAEALFIIGPENDISDQEAELIRTYLGGEGKLYLALGFNQNMASQWKNIDSLMSAYGIKDQHAVAIEPKQSMLYDPLTIIPEYGEHPITQKLGEYNLLTMMTLAVTLNVDQPNENYTPTPILRTTDAAYGETDLTRLAESSQSSKDQTDIQGPLNLGYVVEDKDGKPKAVVLGGSTLFVDRVISQQGNRDFALNSVAWLQEQTNQVTIRPRQGDAFQTALVTAGQANLIFYGTVLLFPLLFLMFGGAIWWRRRQG